The proteins below come from a single Leptidea sinapis chromosome Z, ilLepSina1.1, whole genome shotgun sequence genomic window:
- the LOC126978990 gene encoding uncharacterized protein LOC126978990, whose translation MSPDGSYKNEINYILSNRSTAFQYCRVINNLNFNSNHRLVRAKLKLNTSKERPFKVNLTKKIPSLNVNGIKENLINFIENTKQIPIQDKYNKLQEIINERAPESALDTRNNKISWLSEETKQLLEIRSNLFSTSNKTKYVRKDIKTISKPINVNMRKERQKYRLEKLEKCIQKTGGARKSLKELSGKRDWIPNMKDRNDRSATRRCEITTIATNFFKNYTQAKP comes from the coding sequence ATGTCTCCAGACGGTAGCTATAAAAATGAGATTAATTACATACTCTCAAACAGAAGTACAGCTTTCCAATACTGTagagttataaataatttaaactttaacaGTAACCATAGACTTGTCAGAGccaaactaaaattaaataccTCTAAGGAAAGACCTTTTAAAGTAAATCTAACAAAGAAGATCCCAAGCCTCAATGTCAATGgaattaaagaaaacttaataaaCTTCATAGAGAACACAAAACAAATACCTATACAAGACAAATACAACAAACTGCaagaaattataaatgaaaggGCTCCAGAAAGTGCTTTGGATActagaaacaataaaatatcatGGCTATCAGAAGAAACAAAGCAGCTACTAGAAATTAGATCCAACCTTTTCTCAACatctaataaaacaaaatatgtaagaAAGGACATAAAAACAATAAGTAAACCAATAAACGTCAATATGAGGAAAGAAAGACAAAAATATAGGTTAGAAAAACTGGAAAAATGTATACAGAAAACAGGCGGAGCAAGGAAATCATTAAAAGAACTATCAGGAAAACGAGACTGGATACCCAATATGAAAGACAGAAACGATAGAAGTGCGACCAGAAGATGTGAAATAACAACAATAGCAACTAACTTCTTTAAAAATTATACTCAAGCCAAACCATGA
- the LOC126978511 gene encoding peptidoglycan-recognition protein LC-like: protein MATIYENSQCSSLKIEGHLGDLQVTEVSSDSEEETCDIPDASMSSKTLCPGSLSTFPQSLVQTSVTPVVGNVSVSDSENVQFGNNTYFNGPVTIKQIVHEKSGVENVSYSKTEEELHNGTFSKNPHLVYAEIKKNGILMWHKLTFSLVCIAIIAGIVAVVVILQNTGDTQKHSPLTEFDDENGAEDSLIISSDYQRIVSRSDWLAQPVESPLDKIRQPIPWVIITHTATESCSSQSQCVLRVRLIQNFHIESRGWSDIGYNFLVGGDGSVYFGRGWDYIGAHTQGYNKYSIGIAFIGTYNTENPVNRQIEACQKIIRQGVRLGKLAKDYKLFAHRQLMSTLSPGDTVYDIVKTWPHFVKNVTDINNLIPNY from the exons ATGGCAACGATATATGAAAACTCACAATGTAGTAGCTTAAAAATTGAAGGACATTTAGGTGATCTGCAAGTTACGGAAGTATCAAGTGATAGCGAGGAAGAAACATGTGATATACCAGATGCTTCAATGAGTTCAAAGACTTTGTGTCCAGGGTCACTTTCTACTTTTCCTCAATCGCTTGTGCAGACATCAGTAACACCAGTTGTTGGGAATGTATCAGTGAGTGATTCAGAAAATGTGCAATTTGGTAATAATACATACTTCAATGGGCCAGTCACTATCAAGCAGATCGTACATGAGAAATCAGGTGTGGAGAATGTTTCATATTCAAAAACTGAGGAAGAGTTACACAATGGCACATTTTCTAAGAATCCACATTTGGTGTATGCTG AAATCAAGAAAAATGGAATATTGATGTGGCATAAATTGACATTCTCCCTTGTTTGCATAGCGATTATTGCTGGGATTGTTGCTGTCGTGGTAATACTTCAGAACACGGGTGATACTCAGAAACATAGCCCACTGACTGAATTTGATGATGAAAATGGAGCAG AGGATTCACTTATAATCTCATCAGATTACCAGAGAATTGTGTCTCGTTCCGATTGGCTGGCGCAACCCGTGGAGTCGCCTCTTGATAAAATCAGGCAACCCATACCTTGGGTCATAATCACTCACACGGCCACAGAAAGCTGTTCTAGTCaa AGTCAATGTGTGCTTCGAGTACGTCTTATCCAGAATTTTCACATCGAATCGCGTGGTTGGAGTGATATAGGATATAACTTCTTAGTCGGAGGTGATGGTTCAGTATACTTCGGCCGCGGTTGGGACTATATTGGTGCCCACACTCAAggatataacaaatattctatAGGAATTGCATTTATAGGTACTTATAATACCGAGAACCCAGTGAATCGACAGATCGAAGCTTGCCAGAAGATTATACGACAAGGTGTAAGATTAGGAAAACTGGCCAAAGACTATAAACTATTTGCGCATAGACAATTGATGTCCACTCTAAGTCCCGGTGATACAGTGTACGATATTGTTAAAACTTGGCCGCATTTTGTTAAGAATGTTACTGATATCAATAacttaatacctaattattag